The following proteins are encoded in a genomic region of Populus nigra chromosome 16, ddPopNigr1.1, whole genome shotgun sequence:
- the LOC133675757 gene encoding auxin response factor 2: MASSEISAKANSGNIRGGGESFTSGYSEAMEGQKNHSTHPSSARVVDAETALYNELWHACAGPLVTVPREGDRVFYFPQGHIEQVEASTNQVADQQMPLYNLPPKILCRVVNVQLKAEPDTDEVFAQVTLLPEHNQDENVLEKEPPPPPPPRFHVHSFCKTLTASDTSTHGGFSVLRRHADECLPPLDMSRQPPTQELVAKDLHGNEWRFRHIFRGQPRRHLLQSGWSVFVSSKRLVAGDAFIFLRGENGELRVGVRRAMRQQGNVPSSVISSHSMHLGVLATAWHAVSTGTLFTIYYKPRTSPAEFIVPFDQYMESVKNNYSIGMRFKMRFEGEEAPEQRFTGTIVGIEDADPGRWKNSKWRCLKVRWDETSTMPRPERVSPWKIEPALAPPALNPLPLPRPKRPRANMVPSSPDSSVLTRDGSFKVTADPPSASGFSRVLQGQEFSTLRGTFAESKESNAAEQSVMWPSSADDEKIDVLSTSRRFGSERWMSSVRHEPTCTDLLSGFGTNSDSSHGFGAPFVDQTAVAANPTKKHLSDQGQFNLLASPWSIMSSGLLLKLSESNTKVPVQGSDVTYQARANVFSEYPVLQGHRVEQSHKNWMMHPPPSHFDNHANSRELMPKPVLMQEHDSGKSLEGNCKLFGIPLKISKPVAPEAAGITNMMNEPLGLIQSVSHQLTFESDQKSEQSKGSKMTDENENEKPFQAGHLRARDNHGKAQNGSTRSCTKVHKQGIALGRSVDLAKFNNYDELIAELDRLFEFNGELMAPQKNWLIVYTDDEDDMMLVGDDPWQEFVGMVRKIVIYTKEEAQKIKPGTLNSKGVENPMDMEGEDDAKEAKHLPLPSSCSPMNC; the protein is encoded by the exons ATGGCTTCTTCAGAGATTTCAGCGAAAGCTAACAGTGGAAACAtcagaggaggaggagagagcTTCACTTCTGGTTACAGTGAAGCCATGGAAGGGCAGAAAAATCATTCTACTCATCCAAGTTCAGCTAGAG TTGTAGATGCTGAAACGGCGCTGTATAATGAGCTATGGCATGCTTGTGCTGGTCCTTTAGTGACTGTACCTCGTGAAGGAGATCGTGTGTTTTATTTCCCTCAAGGACATATAGAGCAG GTGGAGGCATCAACGAATCAGGTAGCAGACCAGCAGATGCCGCTGTATAATCTTCCACCGAAGATCTTATGCCGTGTGGTTAATGTTCAGTTGAAG GCTGAACCAGATACTGATGAGGTGTTTGCGCAAGTGACTCTGCTTCCTGAGCACAAC caAGATGAGAATGTGTTGGAGAAGGAGCcccctccacctccaccaccgCGATTTCATGTACATTCATTTTGTAAAACCCTGACTGCTTCGGATACCAGTACTCATGGTGGATTTTCGGTTCTTAGAAGACATGCAGATGAATGCCTTCCACCTTTG GATATGTCAAGGCAGCCTCCAACACAGGAATTGGTTGCCAAGGATTTGCATGGAAATGAATGGCGTTTCCGACACATTTTTCGGG GCCAACCACGGAGGCACTTGCTTCAGAGTGGATGGAGCGTGTTTGTTAGCTCCAAAAGGCTTGTTGCGGGTGATGCGTTTATATTTCTAag AGGTGAGAATGGAGAACTTCGAGTTGGTGTTAGACGTGCAATGAGACAGCAGGGTAATGTTCCATCATCTGTCATATCCAGCCACAGCATGCATCTTGGGGTGCTTGCTACAGCATGGCATGCTGTTTCAACGGGGACCCTGTTCACTATTTATTACAAGCCAAG GACAAGTCCTGCAGAGTTCATTGTCCCCTTTGATCAATACATGGAGTCTGTCAAGAATAATTATTCCATAGGGATGAGGtttaaaatgagatttgaaGGAGAAGAAGCTCCCGAGCAAAG ATTTACTGGCACTATTGTTGGAATTGAAGATGCCGATCCCGGCAGGTGGAAGAATTCTAAATGGAGGTGCCTTAAG GTGAGATGGGATGAAACTTCTACCATGCCTCGGCCAGAGAGAGTTTCACCATGGAAAATTGAGCCTGCTCTAGCACCTCCTGCACTAAATCCTCTTCCATTGCCCAGGCCTAAAAGGCCTCGAGCAAACATGGTGCCCTCATCCCCCGACTCCTCAGTTCTTACTAGAGATG GTTCATTCAAAGTAACTGCAGACCCTCCATCAGCAAGTGGATTTTCAAGGGTCTTGCAAGGTCAAGAATTCTCGACCTTGAGAGGCACTTTTGCAGAGAGCAAGGAGTCCAATGCTGCTGAACAGTCTGTTATGTGGCCATCCTCAGCAGATGATGAGAAGATCGATGTGTTATCTACTTCAAGAAGATTTGGATCAGAGAGGTGGATGTCCTCTGTGAGGCATGAACCAACCTGCACAGATTTGCTATCTGGCTTCGGGACAAATTCTGATTCATCCCATGGGTTTGGTGCCCCGTTTGTTGACCAAACTGCCGTGGCTGCTAATCCAACGAAGAAACACTTGTCAGATCAAGGGCAGTTTAACTTGCTTGCCAGCCCGTGGTCCATAATGTCCTCGGGTCTCTTGCTAAAGTTGTCAGAGTCGAATACAAAGGTTCCAGTACAAGGCAGCGATGTAACATATCAAGCACGGGCAAATGTGTTTAGTGAGTATCCTGTGCTTCAAGGTCATAGAGTTGAGCAGTCGCATAAAAACTGGATGATGCATCCCCCGCCATCTCATTTTGATAATCATGCTAATTCGAGAGAGTTAATGCCCAAACCTGTTTTGATGCAAGAACATGATTCTGGAAAATCCCTGGAAGGAAACTGCAAGCTCTTTGGGATTCCTTTGAAAATTAGTAAACCTGTTGCACCAGAGGCAGCAGGGATCACAAACATGATGAACGAACCACTGGGTCTTATCCAATCTGTGAGTCACCAACTTACATTTGAATCTGATCAAAAGTCGGAACAATCCAAGGGTTCGAAGATGactgatgaaaatgaaaacgaGAAACCATTCCAAGCTGGTCATTTGCGAGCAAGGGACAACCATGGAAAAGCACAAAATGGCTCAACCAGGAGTTGTACGAAG GTTCACAAGCAGGGGATTGCACTTGGTAGGTCTGTTGATCTTGCCAAGTTCAATAACTATGATGAGTTGATTGCTGAATTGGACAGGCTGTTTGAATTTAATGGTGAATTAATGGCTCCCCAAAAGAATTGGCTGATTGTGTACACAGACGATGAGGATGATATGATGCTTGTTGGAGACGATCCCTGGCA GGAATTTGTTGGCATGGTTAGGAAGATAGTTATTTACACCAAAGAGGAGGCACAGAAGATTAAACCAGGCACCTTGAATTCAAAGGGCGTTGAGAATCCAATGGATATGGAGGGTGAGGATGATGCCAAGGAAGCCAAACATCTGCCACTTCCTTCATCATGTAGCCCTATGAATTGTTAG